In a single window of the Campylobacter concisus genome:
- a CDS encoding Cj0814 family flagellar-dependent secreted protein, with translation MKVSYNSILTKQHYQKRKKSEGFANFLPNTPNINSISQTTISKNDFVSSSSIDSLYQAKFTSQEGYGYSVDAKGFMGADFNKAAGLPQDFKIHKSTLDAIVLHNQKHPNSINFSMETKKDNQLFGEDSFANIDLANTIKQYYKIFDQISAGVISKGKEFYSNEDLANMPKGYFSKDKKMDHFEYLMGRMTSDEIDGLTDRSNEKIQDSPRCRRCT, from the coding sequence ATGAAAGTCTCTTATAACTCCATCTTAACAAAACAGCACTATCAAAAACGGAAAAAAAGCGAAGGCTTTGCAAATTTCCTACCTAACACTCCAAATATAAATTCGATCAGCCAAACCACTATTTCTAAAAATGACTTTGTTTCATCTAGTAGTATCGACTCTCTTTATCAGGCTAAATTTACTTCACAAGAGGGTTATGGATATAGTGTAGATGCTAAAGGATTTATGGGAGCTGACTTTAACAAAGCTGCAGGCTTGCCACAAGACTTTAAAATTCACAAAAGCACGCTTGATGCAATAGTGTTACACAATCAAAAACATCCAAATAGTATAAATTTTTCAATGGAAACAAAGAAAGATAACCAACTCTTTGGAGAGGATAGCTTTGCAAATATCGATCTAGCAAATACTATCAAGCAATACTATAAAATTTTTGATCAAATTTCAGCTGGAGTTATTAGCAAGGGTAAAGAATTTTACTCAAATGAAGATCTAGCAAATATGCCAAAGGGTTACTTTTCAAAAGATAAAAAAATGGATCATTTCGAATATCTAATGGGTAGGATGACAAGTGATGAGATAGATGGACTAACTGATAGGAGCAATGAGAAGATTCAGGACAGCCCAAGATGCAGACGATGCACGTAA